A portion of the Desulfovibrio porci genome contains these proteins:
- a CDS encoding integrase core domain-containing protein: KRTANLPVWTHRYNFVRPHTALGRKPPASRLSGG; this comes from the coding sequence GAAAAGAACAGCGAACTTGCCGGTCTGGACGCATCGCTACAACTTTGTGCGTCCGCATACGGCTCTTGGCAGAAAACCTCCAGCCTCAAGGCTGAGCGGAGGGTGA
- a CDS encoding GNAT family N-acetyltransferase, with the protein MIDRYLGRADMFVLFDPDLKSLCVLTDEGEGVCELKNLATRVEYQGQGYATRLLEHVFRHYRGKYSNMLVGTGENPRILAFYERRGFVFSHRLKNFFTDNYREPIVEEGVQLVDMICLKKVFAAVGKA; encoded by the coding sequence ATGATCGACCGCTACCTGGGGCGGGCCGACATGTTCGTGCTGTTTGATCCGGATTTGAAGAGCCTTTGCGTGCTGACCGACGAAGGCGAGGGCGTATGCGAGCTGAAGAATCTGGCTACCCGTGTGGAATATCAGGGACAGGGCTATGCGACGCGCCTGCTGGAGCATGTCTTCCGCCACTACCGGGGCAAATATTCGAACATGCTGGTGGGCACGGGCGAAAATCCGCGCATACTGGCATTTTACGAACGGCGGGGTTTTGTTTTTTCCCACCGGCTGAAAAATTTTTTCACGGACAATTACCGTGAACCCATTGTGGAAGAAGGCGTTCAATTGGTGGACATGATTTGTCTGAAAAAAGTCTTCGCAGCGGTAGGTAAGGCTTAA